In the Spirochaetaceae bacterium genome, one interval contains:
- a CDS encoding phytanoyl-CoA dioxygenase family protein: MSTDIAPPPVDYDRKGRELIEEGFCVLEGMLDAGTLRHTRDVAMRAVGELTEEQFEATRSPGTLINSNDHPGLAECVGNPRALAALEAMGFGGSRFWKAVIISKPGPSPRLYWHQDCMWWDDPRAYSDYSPMIFLMYYLDDTSRENGCLRLLPGTHRRWHQLHGMGTAHTRDINRMDDEHDPRFADYPGEVDVPVQAGDLVVGDARLFHATHANTTGDYRTVITIWFHPLFEDLQEATQSWIHHAFHHQHAGWPPEALDKIRPVTPDYRGTVEPPDFNRQPHRARLQQASRSSS, encoded by the coding sequence GTGAGTACCGATATCGCCCCGCCTCCCGTCGACTACGACCGCAAGGGGCGGGAACTGATCGAGGAGGGGTTCTGCGTGCTTGAGGGCATGCTCGATGCCGGCACGCTGCGGCACACCCGTGATGTCGCCATGCGGGCGGTCGGCGAGCTGACGGAGGAGCAGTTTGAGGCCACCCGGTCGCCGGGGACGCTGATCAACTCGAATGACCATCCGGGGCTGGCGGAGTGTGTCGGCAACCCGCGGGCGCTGGCGGCGCTGGAGGCGATGGGGTTCGGCGGCAGCAGGTTCTGGAAGGCGGTGATCATCAGCAAGCCGGGGCCGAGCCCGCGGCTGTACTGGCACCAGGACTGCATGTGGTGGGACGACCCGCGCGCCTACAGCGACTACTCGCCGATGATCTTCCTGATGTACTACCTGGACGACACCTCGCGCGAGAACGGCTGCCTGCGGCTCCTGCCAGGAACGCACCGCAGGTGGCACCAGCTCCACGGCATGGGGACGGCGCACACCAGGGACATCAACCGGATGGACGACGAGCACGACCCGCGCTTCGCCGACTACCCGGGTGAGGTCGACGTGCCGGTGCAGGCGGGAGACCTGGTGGTGGGCGACGCCCGGCTGTTCCACGCCACCCACGCCAACACCACCGGCGACTACCGGACGGTGATCACGATCTGGTTCCACCCGCTATTCGAAGACCTGCAGGAAGCGACGCAGAGCTGGATCCACCACGCGTTCCACCACCAGCACGCCGGGTGGCCGCCGGAGGCGCTCGACAAGATCCGCCCGGTGACCCCGGACTACCGGGGAACGGTCGAGCCGCCGGACTTCAACCGCCAGCCCCACCGGGCAAGGCTCCAACAAGCCTCAAGGTCCTCCTCCTGA
- a CDS encoding ISAzo13 family transposase — protein MIAAIEAALQHDVAGDTITGIRWTRRTTEKIATELATLDIQVCPRTVARILKDLDYRLRVNHKRVSAGSGADREQQFQYIAEQRMKFADRGLPIVSIDTKKRELVGNFKNHGTTWERSPQAVNDHDFRSQADGIAIPYGIYDVGANRGFVVVGTSHDTTDFAVDNLLRWWQCDGSRRYRNASEMLVLADSGGSNAPRARRFKYALQTRLVDPYRLTVTLCHYPSGASKWNPIDHRLFSEISKNWAGHPLRCYRTILNHIRTTTTDTGLSVTAHLVDQDYPRGVKVSDAQFASLVLEPHQVQPLRNYTIRPRS, from the coding sequence GTGATCGCCGCCATCGAAGCGGCCTTGCAGCACGATGTCGCTGGCGACACCATCACCGGTATCCGGTGGACCCGCCGCACCACCGAGAAGATCGCTACAGAACTCGCCACCCTCGACATCCAGGTCTGTCCCCGCACCGTGGCCCGCATCCTCAAGGACCTCGACTACCGGCTGCGCGTCAACCACAAGCGCGTCTCGGCAGGATCCGGCGCAGACCGCGAACAGCAGTTTCAGTACATCGCCGAGCAACGCATGAAGTTCGCCGATCGCGGCCTGCCCATCGTCAGCATCGATACCAAGAAGCGCGAACTGGTCGGCAACTTCAAGAACCACGGCACTACCTGGGAGCGATCTCCACAAGCCGTCAACGACCACGACTTCCGCTCCCAGGCCGACGGCATCGCTATCCCCTACGGCATCTACGATGTCGGCGCCAACCGCGGCTTCGTGGTCGTCGGCACCTCCCACGACACCACCGACTTCGCTGTCGACAACCTTCTCAGATGGTGGCAGTGCGACGGCTCACGACGCTACCGCAACGCCTCTGAAATGCTGGTCCTCGCCGACTCCGGCGGCAGCAACGCGCCGCGCGCCCGCCGCTTCAAGTATGCCCTCCAGACCCGCCTCGTCGATCCATACCGGCTCACCGTCACCCTCTGTCACTACCCCAGCGGCGCCTCCAAGTGGAACCCTATCGACCACCGCCTGTTCAGCGAGATCAGCAAGAACTGGGCCGGCCACCCGCTGCGTTGCTACCGGACGATCCTGAACCACATCCGTACCACCACCACCGACACCGGGTTGTCCGTAACCGCCCACTTGGTCGACCAGGATTACCCGCGCGGCGTCAAAGTATCCGACGCTCAGTTCGCTTCCCTCGTCCTTGAACCTCATCAGGTCCAACCGCTACGCAACTATACGATCCGACCTCGGTCCTGA